CGTCAGCATCGATGAGGCTGTACGGCAGGATTTTTATAAAAAGTTCAACAACACGCGGAGCTCCTTCCTCGCCGAATACTATTCAGATTGGTTGGATGAGGCCCAGTTTCTCAGCACAAAATATAGCAGGGTCGAAGGAGTGCTACGGCAACGACTTCAGCTGGAATCTATTCTCATGCCTGTTTCTTTACGACGATTTCTTTCCGACCCGATAAACGAGGTTACCAGGGAGCTGTTTGATCCTCTTTTTGAATTACTTCAGGAAAAAATCGAACCGGAGGAGTTCGAGATAGAGGCGCATGAAAATCTTCGTGACTCTTTTCGTAAGCTGTATCAGACAGGGTATATCAATTGGTTTGTTCTCTCGCTTATGGAAAAAATCGAGCCTGAAACCCTTTTTTTCGTGCCCCTTCCCGAGCCTTCATCCAAGCAGATTATTAAACATCGTGATGAGGTCAGAGAGCACGTGCCTACGCCTTCTCCTACACGGACATTGGGATTTGGGGTGGAGCGTCGGGAGATTGTTTCGGTTCCCGATTTCATTGTCCATAGTGCACGTCTCGGTAAGTATGTTGCATTTCGGACAAAACTTGGAAAGGCAATCTGGAAGGCATCATACTACAGCGAAAATCGAAACTGGTTTTCCATCGCCGACATGATTGACTCCTACGGAGTCTCAGAGTTACAGCCGGATCTTTTACTCTACACAGGTGACGATCTTGAGGACCTCTCTCTTGTAGCTGATGCCGAGAAATTTTGTCGCCCGGATATGGCGATTTTCTTTACCGATCAACTGACTGGAGAGAGGTATCGCATAAACAAAAAAATGGATGATGTAAGAATCGACCATAAAATTCTCAAACCAGCTAAAGGGAGTGTTGTCATTGCAAAAGATCATTTGCCTCCTGAGACAATAAAGGATCTGGACCGGCATACGGAAGTAATCCATTTCGGCTTTAATAATCTAAAGTGGGAGACAATGCTGCACCTGCTTGAAGTATGAGAAATCACGGAGGAAACCATGTCTCTTAACATCGTTGTATGTATAAAACAGGTCCCAAACCCCGACTATTTTTCAAAGATCACCCTGGATCCGGAAACCGGGGCGATTAGTCGGAAAAATATTCCCACGATACTGAACCCGGTAGATGAAAACGCCATAGAAGAAGCGCTCAGGCTTCGCGAGCAGTTTTCGGGTAAGGTGACGGCTCTCAGCATGGGGCCGCCCCAGGCAAAGGAGGTCCTCGATTGGGCGTTGACATTGGGAGCCGATGAATCGGTGCTCCTTTGTGATCGGGCCTTTGCCGCAGCCGATTCGCTTGCCACCGCCTATGTTCTGGCCGCAGGTATCAGAAAGATCGGTAATGTCGACATCGTCTTGTGCGGAAACGAATCGGTAGATGGTGCCACCGAGCAGGTGGGACCCCAGGTTGCCGAGTTACTGGATATTCCCCACATCTGTAATGCGACGGATATCTCTTTGCCGAATGGCAGGCAGGCTGTGGTCAGGCGGAATATCGAGTATGGCCATCTGACAATTGAAGGGCGATTGCCGCTCCTTATCACCGTGTCGAGGGAAATAAACCAACCGAGAACGGCCACGGCCGAAGGTATCCTTACCTTGATGGATAAAGTGTCGCGAACATGGGGGCTAAGGGTCATTGAGGTGGACAAAGAGGCCATCGGTCTCTCTGGTTCTCCGACGCGGGTAGGAAAGAGCTATGAGCAGAAACTCGAACGGGAGCGAATGATTCTTACTGGTTCCGTGGATGAGATGGTCGCAGCCGCCATCAAAAAGCTCAAGGCCGAGGCGCTTGTTTAGAAAAGGGAGCGAAAGCATGAATGCAATACACGAGGTGTGGATCTGGGCGGAACAACGAGATGGAAGGCTGATGGAAGTTTCTCTTGAGATTCTTGGAAAGGCCTCCGAGCTTGCAGAAGCGATAGGAGGGGGTACTGCCGCGATACTCATTGGTGACGAGCTTTCGCCCTTGGCCCGGGAGTTGCTCGCCTATGGTGCGGATAAAGTCTATCTTTTCAGCGATCCCCGACTTACCTATTATCAAAGCGATGCATACACAAGGCTCATTAGCGATCTCCTTGAGAAACAGCGGCCGGAAATCTTGCTTTTGGGTGGTACCACCATTGGGATGGATCTGGCTCCCAGCGTTGCGGCAAGGATAAAGACCGGTTTAACAGCCCATAGCTGCAAACTCGAGATTGATAAAAGCGGAGACAAACCGCTATTGATGGCGGCCGTCCCCGGTTGGGGCGGCGGGATGATTGTCAATATCGCCTGTCCGGAACATCGGCCTCAAATGGTTACGGTGCGGCAGGGCGTGATGGAGAAACCTCCGCGGGATGACCATCATTCCGGAGAACTCATCCCCATGGAGGTACAACTCAACGAACGTGATTTTCGGGTGAAGTGCATCGAAATGGTTGAAACCATTCCGAAGGGGCCGCAAATCGATACCTCGGATGTTGTGGTCGCCGTGGGATACGGCATGAAATGCCAGGGCTCCTTACTGCTCCTGGAGGAGCTGACTGATCTGCTCCACGGTGCCTTAGGCGGTACGCGTCCGGCCCTGGACGAGGGTTGGATCCCCGAATGCAGCATGATCGGGGTAAACGGGAAGGCTATAGGCCCAAAGTTGTTGATTACCGTCGGAACATCGGGTGCAAATCATTATACAGCCGGATTTGTCAAAGCAGGTACGGTAGTGGCCATAAACAGCGATCCGGATGCGCCGATATTCGATGTCTGCGATATCGGTATTGTCGGAGACGCTTTGGAGGTGATTCCTGCGATGGTAAAGGCCTTGAAGGCCCTGTAGCCAAGAAGGCGATTACCGCCTGGGAGGATAGGTTTTCAGATGAAACAAGATGCCATTTTGATTACAAGTCTGGATAATGTTGCCACCGCTTTGCGGGATATGGAAGCGGGGCAGGCCTGCCATTTCCTGAAAGGAGAACAGGCGGTGAGTGTGGTTGTACAAGATGCCATTGTCTATGGCCATAAATTTGCCGTTGTGGATATTCTCAAGGGAGCCGACATCATAAAGTACGGCGAGGTAATGGGGCGGGCCACCGCAGACATTCCCCGGGGAGCCCATGCTCATGTCCAGAATATCGAAAGCCTTCGCGGTCGCGGTGATCTGAAACATAAGGGAGGTACATGAGATGGATTTCCTCGGATATGCACGAAAGGATGGCGGCGTGGGAACTCGAAACGATGTAGGAATCCTTTCAACGGTGATTTGTGCGAATGAGGTGGCGGAAAGAATCGCTCGGCAGGTCTCCGGAACAACATCCTTTTTGCATCATCAGGGATGCTGCCAGACCCCCGTTGATATTAATAGAGTCACCGATGTCCTTATCGGATTGGGGAAGAACCCCAATCTGGCGGCAGTTTTGTTGGTCAGTCTTGGTTGCGAAAGTACAAACGTCGGCCGGGTTGCAAAGTCCATTGCGGCAACGGGCAAGCCTGTTGAAATCGTTACAATCCAGGAAGGGGGCGGGGCAGCCAAGGCTGTCGCAAAAGGAATTCTACTGGCCCAAGCTATGGTAACGGCGGCAAGCGAGCTAAAACGGGAACTCTTTCCCATCTGTAAACTGGTGCTTGGTCTCAAATGCGGCAGTTCCGATACCACATCGGGGCTCTCTTCAAACCCGGTTGTTGGAATCCTTTCCGATCTCATTGTAAAAGCAGGAGGCACATCCATTTTGGGCGAGGTAACCGAATTTATCGGTGCCGAACACCTTTTGGCGCGTCATGCAAAGGATCAAGAGACTGCCGATGCAATTTTCTCCCTGGTGAACCAGATGGAAAACCGTGCCATGCAGATGGGCTTTGATATCCGGGGAGGTCAGCCAACCGGTGGAAATATCAAGGGTGGGCTCACGACCATCGAAGAAAAGTCTTTGGGAGCCATCGCCAAGGCGGGATCTGCAAAAATTCAGGCGGTGTATGAATATGGTGTTCGTCCCGATGTCGAAGGTTTGGTCGTCATGAACTCTCCCGGACGGGAACCGGAACTTCTCACCGGTTTGGCGGCGGCGGGAGCTACCCTTATCACATTTACAACGGGACGGGGGGCACCTCAGGGGTTTCCCTTCGTCCCTGTGATCAAGGTGACCGGAAACGAAAAGACCTGGGATAACCTGAAAGACCACATGGATTTCAACGTCTCCTCGGTGATAGACGGCAGCGAGAGCCTTGCGGATGCAGGAAACCGCCTCCTTGATGAGGTGGTTCGGGTCGCTTCCGGCAAGAAGACAAAGGCGGAAATATCGGGTTACACTAGTTCCATGGACATTTATATGGTGGGGCCGGTTATATAGCCGAACCTCCTTTTATCCGACGAGACGCTTCGCCATGTTCACCCAGTCGGTTATGTTGGATGGATTCCCTCCGAGGGTATGGTTGTCTTTCATGATGATCTCGACAACGTTGTTGTCCCGCGATATTTCCAGCTTCCTTTTGAGTTCTTTTTCTGCCGATTCCATGTCCATCTCAGACTGGGCCAAAGGGGTGGGTGAGGGTTTCATGGAATAGATGTACTTTTTCTGTAAAAGCTCACTCATTTTTTCCGGATCGGCCCAGGGAGAAACCGAAACGCGTCTGAGATTTCTTGCGGCCTTAACAATATGGAATCGGGGGTCCATGCCTTCACAGCACCCGTAGCAGGTAAGCCCGAAGCGCTCCATGATCTCTTTCTGATACGGGAAGATAAACTCGGCGAACATATCCGGAGAGATCCCTACGGTGATCTGACTCTCTGCCAATCCCCACATCGTAGAGAGTTTCGCCGGTTCAATGGACGGCAGTTCATCGGTATATCCGAGTCCGCCGGAACCGATAAATGTATAATTATTATTGGGATAGAGGAGCCCCCCCTGCTCCAGGAATTCCAGTTTTTTGAGTGTCCCCTGCTGTAGTCGTTTCATTAAGGCGTGAATAGCGTCCGGCCGATCAAAGAAATCAAGCATCATCTTGTCCATTCCCCGCAGCTGAGCGAACTCGTCGGTCATGCCAAAGGACCAGAACCATACGGTTCTGTTTTGTATTTTCAGAAAGGCGCCCATGATCTTTTCGGCAAGCTCCAGTAGCCTTTCCGTGGTGCCGTAATCCACGACGATTTCCGGATCCAAGAGGTTATCGATTTCATCATAGGAATCCATGATGGATTCGATGTGGTAGGCTCCCCCGTCCAGTTGCGTGGTAAAGGCATGACTCTTTTCTTCCTTGCCGCGGATTCTCCAGGGTGTTTCCGTATACACGTGG
This Sediminispirochaeta bajacaliforniensis DSM 16054 DNA region includes the following protein-coding sequences:
- a CDS encoding electron transfer flavoprotein subunit beta/FixA family protein; translation: MSLNIVVCIKQVPNPDYFSKITLDPETGAISRKNIPTILNPVDENAIEEALRLREQFSGKVTALSMGPPQAKEVLDWALTLGADESVLLCDRAFAAADSLATAYVLAAGIRKIGNVDIVLCGNESVDGATEQVGPQVAELLDIPHICNATDISLPNGRQAVVRRNIEYGHLTIEGRLPLLITVSREINQPRTATAEGILTLMDKVSRTWGLRVIEVDKEAIGLSGSPTRVGKSYEQKLERERMILTGSVDEMVAAAIKKLKAEALV
- a CDS encoding electron transfer flavoprotein subunit alpha/FixB family protein, with amino-acid sequence MNAIHEVWIWAEQRDGRLMEVSLEILGKASELAEAIGGGTAAILIGDELSPLARELLAYGADKVYLFSDPRLTYYQSDAYTRLISDLLEKQRPEILLLGGTTIGMDLAPSVAARIKTGLTAHSCKLEIDKSGDKPLLMAAVPGWGGGMIVNIACPEHRPQMVTVRQGVMEKPPRDDHHSGELIPMEVQLNERDFRVKCIEMVETIPKGPQIDTSDVVVAVGYGMKCQGSLLLLEELTDLLHGALGGTRPALDEGWIPECSMIGVNGKAIGPKLLITVGTSGANHYTAGFVKAGTVVAINSDPDAPIFDVCDIGIVGDALEVIPAMVKALKAL
- a CDS encoding UxaA family hydrolase, with amino-acid sequence MDFLGYARKDGGVGTRNDVGILSTVICANEVAERIARQVSGTTSFLHHQGCCQTPVDINRVTDVLIGLGKNPNLAAVLLVSLGCESTNVGRVAKSIAATGKPVEIVTIQEGGGAAKAVAKGILLAQAMVTAASELKRELFPICKLVLGLKCGSSDTTSGLSSNPVVGILSDLIVKAGGTSILGEVTEFIGAEHLLARHAKDQETADAIFSLVNQMENRAMQMGFDIRGGQPTGGNIKGGLTTIEEKSLGAIAKAGSAKIQAVYEYGVRPDVEGLVVMNSPGREPELLTGLAAAGATLITFTTGRGAPQGFPFVPVIKVTGNEKTWDNLKDHMDFNVSSVIDGSESLADAGNRLLDEVVRVASGKKTKAEISGYTSSMDIYMVGPVI
- a CDS encoding uroporphyrinogen decarboxylase/cobalamine-independent methonine synthase family protein, which gives rise to MSTQDKECLAHLAVRVREIAERPEMEERKRLWSRHNRLDNERPMIFADPENGWHEIIPEESLVCRNDIARHWELTLRKQIFWGDEMNDDYVVEPVFDLPHVYTETPWRIRGKEEKSHAFTTQLDGGAYHIESIMDSYDEIDNLLDPEIVVDYGTTERLLELAEKIMGAFLKIQNRTVWFWSFGMTDEFAQLRGMDKMMLDFFDRPDAIHALMKRLQQGTLKKLEFLEQGGLLYPNNNYTFIGSGGLGYTDELPSIEPAKLSTMWGLAESQITVGISPDMFAEFIFPYQKEIMERFGLTCYGCCEGMDPRFHIVKAARNLRRVSVSPWADPEKMSELLQKKYIYSMKPSPTPLAQSEMDMESAEKELKRKLEISRDNNVVEIIMKDNHTLGGNPSNITDWVNMAKRLVG
- a CDS encoding UxaA family hydrolase — encoded protein: MKQDAILITSLDNVATALRDMEAGQACHFLKGEQAVSVVVQDAIVYGHKFAVVDILKGADIIKYGEVMGRATADIPRGAHAHVQNIESLRGRGDLKHKGGT